In one Mycobacterium sp. NBC_00419 genomic region, the following are encoded:
- a CDS encoding MFS transporter has protein sequence MRAWVVWSTGLLAYVVAVLDRTTMGVSGLDAAHRFSASPGVLSTFVVLQVIVYAGAQIPAGLLLDRFGSKVMILTGASLMVVGQLTLAFTESLPTAIAARAVVGLGDAFTFISVLRLVPYWFAPRQIPLVTQLTGLSGQLGQVLSAVPFLGLLVGSGWTTAYSSVAALGVFSLVLTVLLVRNAPSGVEVTKQVTGLRETLRSVKTVWMRPGTRLGFFTHMGTQFSVTVFALMWGVPYLTAAQGLSRSAAGTMLTISVVSAIVSGIVIGIFSGRHPHRRSRVVLGIIISNAAIWTVVLALPSPTPHWLLVVLIVVISVGGPGSMVGFDFARTFNPQPTLGTAQGAVNVGGFLASLLVMQAMGLIIGATGGYSFESFRLAWCVQYVVWAVAVIGILVTRKKARRTIGDIEESKYLLEFFTDSELQQTTRR, from the coding sequence GTGCGGGCCTGGGTGGTGTGGTCGACGGGCTTGCTGGCCTACGTCGTGGCCGTCCTGGACCGGACCACCATGGGTGTCTCCGGCCTCGATGCCGCCCACCGGTTCTCGGCCAGCCCGGGCGTTCTGTCGACGTTCGTCGTGCTGCAGGTGATCGTCTATGCCGGCGCGCAGATCCCCGCAGGCCTGTTACTGGACCGCTTCGGCTCCAAGGTGATGATCCTGACAGGCGCATCGCTGATGGTGGTCGGCCAGTTGACGCTGGCCTTCACCGAATCGCTGCCCACGGCGATCGCCGCACGCGCCGTCGTCGGCCTCGGTGACGCGTTCACCTTCATCTCGGTGCTGCGCCTTGTCCCGTACTGGTTTGCGCCGCGCCAGATTCCCCTGGTCACCCAGTTGACGGGCCTGTCCGGCCAACTCGGGCAGGTGCTGTCGGCCGTGCCGTTCCTCGGCCTGCTGGTCGGGTCGGGATGGACGACGGCCTACAGCTCGGTGGCCGCGCTCGGAGTCTTCTCGTTGGTGCTCACCGTGCTGCTGGTTCGCAACGCCCCCAGCGGGGTTGAAGTCACTAAGCAGGTCACCGGGTTACGCGAGACGCTACGCAGCGTCAAAACGGTGTGGATGCGGCCGGGGACCCGACTCGGCTTCTTCACCCACATGGGCACCCAGTTCTCCGTCACGGTCTTCGCCCTCATGTGGGGTGTGCCGTACCTCACTGCGGCACAGGGCCTTTCCCGCAGTGCGGCCGGGACGATGCTGACCATATCGGTGGTTTCGGCCATCGTGTCCGGCATCGTCATCGGCATCTTCAGCGGCCGGCATCCGCACCGCCGCTCACGGGTGGTGCTGGGCATCATCATCTCCAACGCCGCGATCTGGACCGTCGTGCTGGCATTGCCCTCACCGACCCCGCACTGGCTGCTGGTGGTGCTGATCGTGGTGATCTCGGTGGGCGGCCCGGGCTCGATGGTCGGCTTCGACTTTGCGCGCACCTTCAACCCCCAGCCCACCCTGGGGACCGCCCAGGGTGCGGTCAACGTCGGCGGCTTCCTTGCGTCCCTGCTGGTGATGCAGGCGATGGGCCTGATCATCGGCGCGACGGGAGGCTACTCGTTCGAGTCGTTCCGGTTGGCGTGGTGCGTGCAGTACGTGGTGTGGGCGGTGGCCGTGATCGGCATCCTGGTCACCCGCAAGAAAGCGCGTCGCACCATCGGCGACATCGAAGAGAGCAAGTACCTGCTGGAGTTTTTCACCGACTCCGAACTACAGCAGACGACCCGTCGCTAG
- a CDS encoding flavin-containing monooxygenase — protein sequence MKPDHDVLIIGAGFSGIGAAIALDKAGLRDYRILEAADGVGGTWYWNTYPGIAVDIPSFSYQFSFEQSSQWSRTYAPGRELRAYAEHCVDKYGLRARIALQTVVQAATFDEDHDVWRVETDSGAVLTSRFLINGSGILTTPNLPDIDGVDSFAGVTLHTARWDHSQDLAGKRVAVIGTGASAVQLIPEIARVVDQLTVFQRTPIWCFPKADRPLTARQRWAMGIPGVKSVQRLISQVYVELTFPLVTHYFTVNPTVKHMAEAGKAYLRRQVKDPVVRDQLTPSYAVGCKRPAFHNTYLSTFNRDNVELVTERIDKITGSAVVTADGRSRDIDVLVLATGFKVLDPDELPTYPVIGTGGRSLAQFWNTSRLQAYEGVSVPGFPNFFTIFGPYGFVGSSYFTLIEAQTHHIVRCLKRAQRKRSTRVEVTREASDRFFASMLRKRRRQIFWQDSCRLANSYYFDKHGDVPLRPASTVEVYWHSRRFPLGDYRFSAEARQTEGIPS from the coding sequence ATGAAACCTGACCATGATGTGCTGATCATCGGTGCGGGGTTCTCCGGAATCGGGGCTGCGATCGCGCTCGACAAGGCGGGCCTGCGTGACTACCGGATCCTCGAGGCCGCCGACGGTGTGGGTGGCACCTGGTACTGGAACACGTATCCCGGTATCGCGGTCGATATCCCGTCGTTCTCCTATCAGTTCTCCTTCGAGCAGAGTTCGCAATGGTCGCGCACCTACGCGCCGGGCCGCGAGCTTCGGGCCTACGCCGAGCACTGCGTCGACAAGTACGGGTTGCGTGCCAGGATTGCGCTCCAGACAGTCGTGCAGGCCGCGACGTTCGACGAGGACCACGACGTCTGGCGCGTCGAGACCGACTCCGGTGCGGTCCTCACCAGCCGGTTCCTGATCAACGGCAGTGGGATCCTGACCACGCCCAATCTGCCCGACATCGACGGCGTGGACTCGTTCGCCGGGGTGACCCTTCATACCGCGCGCTGGGATCACAGTCAGGATCTGGCAGGCAAACGGGTGGCAGTCATCGGAACCGGCGCGTCAGCGGTTCAACTGATTCCCGAGATCGCCCGTGTCGTCGACCAGCTCACCGTTTTCCAGCGCACCCCGATCTGGTGTTTCCCCAAAGCCGACCGGCCGCTCACGGCCCGCCAGCGGTGGGCCATGGGGATACCCGGCGTGAAGTCGGTCCAGCGCCTGATCAGCCAGGTGTACGTCGAACTCACCTTCCCGCTGGTGACCCACTACTTCACGGTCAACCCGACGGTCAAGCACATGGCGGAGGCGGGCAAGGCCTACCTGCGCCGCCAGGTCAAGGACCCGGTGGTCCGCGATCAGCTCACCCCGAGTTATGCCGTGGGGTGTAAGCGCCCGGCGTTCCACAACACCTATCTGTCGACATTCAACCGCGACAACGTCGAACTGGTCACCGAGCGCATCGACAAGATCACCGGCTCAGCAGTCGTCACCGCCGACGGCCGGTCCCGCGACATCGACGTGCTGGTCCTGGCCACCGGGTTCAAGGTTCTCGATCCCGATGAGTTGCCGACCTATCCCGTGATCGGGACCGGCGGCCGGTCGCTCGCGCAGTTCTGGAACACCAGCCGGCTACAGGCCTATGAGGGTGTCAGCGTGCCGGGCTTCCCCAACTTCTTCACGATTTTCGGGCCGTACGGTTTCGTCGGTTCGTCGTACTTCACGTTGATCGAAGCCCAGACCCACCACATCGTGCGGTGTCTGAAGCGGGCCCAGCGCAAGCGCTCGACCCGCGTCGAGGTGACCAGAGAAGCCAGCGACAGGTTCTTCGCCTCGATGCTGCGCAAGCGGCGCCGCCAGATCTTCTGGCAGGACAGCTGCAGACTTGCCAACAGCTACTACTTCGACAAACACGGCGACGTTCCACTGCGGCCCGCCAGCACCGTCGAGGTCTATTGGCACAGCCGACGATTTCCGTTGGGCGACTACCGATTCAGCGCCGAGGCGCGACAAACAGAAGGAATCCCATCATGA
- a CDS encoding ABC transporter permease, which translates to MLSGAMRRLVRGWTWMVLVFLYAPLVLVVVNAFNSSKTFAFPPTGFTLKWWSDAWASSGMWHSLGNSVVVGLCATAIALVLGTMAAFAVQRYSFFGRQTISFLVVLPITLPGIVTGIALNATFTSVLGITLGLATVIIGHATFCIVIVFNNTQARLRRLGTGLESASADLGASTWQTFRYVTFPMMRGALVAGAILAFALSFDEIVVTTFTAGPTVQTLPIWIFGNLFRPNQAPVINVVAAALTLIAVIPVWLAQRFGGDPATTRV; encoded by the coding sequence ATGCTGTCGGGTGCAATGCGCCGCCTGGTGCGTGGCTGGACCTGGATGGTTCTGGTATTCCTCTATGCGCCACTGGTTCTGGTGGTGGTCAACGCCTTCAACTCGTCGAAGACGTTCGCCTTCCCGCCGACCGGCTTCACCCTGAAATGGTGGTCCGACGCCTGGGCCAGCAGCGGCATGTGGCACTCACTGGGCAACTCGGTGGTCGTCGGCCTGTGCGCGACGGCCATCGCGCTGGTGCTGGGAACGATGGCGGCCTTCGCGGTGCAGCGCTACAGCTTCTTCGGCAGGCAAACGATCAGTTTCCTTGTGGTACTGCCGATCACCCTGCCCGGCATCGTCACCGGCATCGCGCTGAACGCCACGTTCACCTCGGTGCTGGGCATCACTCTGGGGCTTGCGACGGTGATCATCGGACACGCGACGTTCTGCATCGTCATCGTGTTCAACAACACTCAGGCCCGGCTGCGGCGGCTGGGCACCGGCCTGGAGAGCGCATCGGCCGACCTCGGCGCCTCGACGTGGCAGACGTTCCGGTACGTGACATTCCCGATGATGCGGGGCGCCCTGGTGGCCGGTGCGATCCTGGCCTTCGCGTTGAGCTTCGACGAGATCGTGGTGACGACCTTCACCGCGGGCCCCACCGTGCAGACCCTGCCGATCTGGATCTTCGGCAACCTGTTCCGGCCCAACCAGGCGCCGGTGATCAATGTCGTCGCCGCAGCACTGACCCTGATCGCGGTGATCCCGGTATGGCTCGCCCAGCGATTCGGCGGCGACCCCGCCACGACCCGGGTGTAG
- a CDS encoding MerR family transcriptional regulator: MTEYRIADLARVSGVTSRNIRAYRERGLLDPPRRQGREAYYDDRHLAQLEVINQLLAKGFTSAHITTFIDGIRQGQDLSEVLGVQPVEAAGEVALDALSTAAKRAVRYGLGRVVDGRVVITDPAIARALAAADDPESWLRVMTEVLDTTGEVIDDLALRTVAVLRSGAVSGSDRDGIEHITKRALLSRLQTTFDEHVTQQLSEYEAS, encoded by the coding sequence ATGACCGAGTATCGAATCGCTGATCTTGCGCGCGTGTCCGGAGTCACGTCGCGCAACATCCGCGCGTACCGCGAGCGAGGTCTGCTGGATCCGCCGCGCAGGCAGGGCCGGGAGGCCTACTACGACGACCGTCATCTCGCTCAGCTCGAGGTGATCAATCAGCTCCTGGCCAAGGGATTCACCTCGGCGCACATCACCACCTTCATCGACGGCATTCGCCAGGGCCAGGACCTCTCGGAGGTTCTCGGGGTACAGCCCGTCGAGGCCGCGGGTGAGGTGGCGCTCGATGCCCTCTCCACCGCCGCGAAGCGGGCGGTGCGCTACGGGCTGGGCCGGGTGGTCGACGGCCGAGTGGTGATCACCGATCCCGCGATCGCCCGCGCACTGGCGGCCGCCGACGACCCCGAATCGTGGCTGCGGGTGATGACCGAGGTGCTCGACACCACCGGCGAGGTCATCGACGATCTGGCGCTGCGTACCGTCGCGGTGCTGCGCAGCGGTGCGGTATCCGGCTCGGACCGCGACGGTATCGAGCACATCACCAAACGCGCCCTGCTCAGCCGTCTGCAGACGACGTTCGACGAGCACGTGACGCAGCAACTCTCGGAGTACGAAGCCTCCTAA
- a CDS encoding AraC family transcriptional regulator — MYVIRGASLTGYLSLVRQLGGDPESLLRDVGISPDHAGDAGVVLPAAGVVGAIESAAVATNTADFGRRLADRHAAEIVGPLVVAARSATTAADGLAVLSRFMAAHSNGISLELMPGPRADLRFLAVNVVRDPANPQHQSIEGSLTVAFRVLQAVMGQDFSPRTVHIPHPPLTPSPDYERFFGCRVLFSQPVPGFVFTSADLMRPTSSDALVHDTAVRYLSMLTEKPAFSAVQSVSDVLRAMLPLGTPRIAAVARHFSVHPRALQRQLAAEGKTFADVLDELRRDTAARHLSDDTITLGSVARQLGYADQSVLTRACLRWFGLTPSQYRNRYRRHAG, encoded by the coding sequence ATGTACGTGATTCGAGGGGCGTCTCTGACCGGGTACCTGAGCCTCGTGCGGCAACTCGGCGGCGACCCGGAGTCCTTACTGCGCGACGTCGGGATCTCCCCCGACCATGCAGGTGACGCCGGCGTCGTGCTCCCTGCGGCCGGCGTCGTCGGCGCCATCGAGTCCGCAGCGGTTGCCACCAACACGGCTGATTTCGGCCGTCGGCTCGCGGATCGACATGCGGCCGAGATCGTCGGCCCGCTGGTGGTTGCCGCCCGGTCGGCCACAACGGCGGCCGACGGGCTCGCTGTTCTGAGCAGGTTCATGGCGGCGCACAGCAATGGGATCTCTCTTGAGCTCATGCCCGGTCCACGCGCCGACCTGCGATTCCTGGCGGTCAACGTGGTCAGGGATCCGGCGAATCCCCAGCATCAGTCGATCGAGGGCTCACTGACCGTCGCATTCCGTGTTCTGCAGGCCGTCATGGGCCAGGACTTCTCCCCCCGCACGGTGCACATCCCGCATCCGCCGTTGACGCCGTCGCCGGACTACGAACGCTTCTTCGGCTGCCGGGTGCTCTTCAGCCAGCCGGTGCCGGGGTTCGTGTTCACCTCGGCCGACCTGATGCGGCCGACGAGTTCCGACGCCCTCGTCCATGACACCGCGGTGCGGTATCTGTCGATGCTCACCGAGAAGCCCGCGTTCAGCGCTGTGCAGAGCGTCAGCGACGTCCTACGCGCGATGCTTCCGCTCGGGACACCACGGATAGCGGCGGTGGCGCGTCATTTCAGCGTCCATCCCAGAGCATTGCAACGCCAGCTCGCAGCGGAGGGCAAGACGTTCGCCGACGTGCTCGACGAACTTCGGCGCGACACCGCAGCGCGGCACCTGAGCGACGACACCATCACCCTCGGCAGCGTTGCCCGCCAGCTGGGATACGCGGACCAGAGCGTGTTGACCCGGGCCTGTCTTCGATGGTTCGGCTTGACTCCGAGTCAGTACCGCAACCGGTATCGGCGGCACGCCGGTTGA
- a CDS encoding ChaB family protein, with amino-acid sequence MPKTAKSGDAKKSELPSTLQKSDAKAQRTFAKAHDSAAEEYGEGERAHRVAYSALKHSYEKVGDHWEAKEEKGPSDDRARSGGPDATGKTAGGVNANASKKHLLDVARRLDISGRSSMSKDELVSAIEKANRRETSRNR; translated from the coding sequence ATGCCCAAGACGGCCAAGAGCGGCGACGCCAAGAAGAGCGAACTTCCGAGCACGTTGCAGAAATCCGACGCCAAGGCGCAGCGCACGTTCGCCAAAGCCCACGATTCTGCCGCCGAAGAGTACGGCGAGGGTGAACGCGCCCACCGGGTGGCGTACAGCGCGCTCAAACACAGCTATGAGAAGGTCGGCGACCACTGGGAGGCCAAGGAGGAGAAGGGGCCGTCGGATGATCGCGCGCGCAGCGGGGGACCGGATGCCACCGGCAAGACGGCGGGCGGCGTCAACGCCAACGCCAGCAAGAAGCACCTGCTGGACGTGGCACGCAGGCTCGACATCTCGGGACGGTCGTCGATGAGCAAGGACGAATTGGTCTCGGCCATCGAGAAGGCCAACCGGCGCGAAACCAGCCGCAACCGCTGA
- a CDS encoding ABC transporter substrate-binding protein, whose product MSTTARRIGVVLAACAALVAGCSSSTNSSGGSSTAPPKMEPLAALGNGEGQLNLVAWPGYAEDGSNDPKVDWVHPFEEKTGCKVNIKIGNTSDEMVQLMRTGQYDGVSASGDATLRLIYAGDVAPVNTKLVPNYDTISSFLKDKPWNAVNGQMYGIPHGWGANLLMYNTDVVKNAPDSWAAVFPGSEQKGKVTAYDSPIYIADAALYLSKTKPELGIKDPYSLTEDQLNAAVDLLKEQHANIGEYWSDYTKAVQAFESGTSVIGTSWQVIANMLTSDNKVKIATVLPKEGSTGWSDTWMVSSKAKNPTCMYKWMDWITSPEINAQVAEYFGEAPAQTKACEFTSDKSFCETYHATDAAYAARISYWTTPQKQCVDGSGDNCTAYSEWVDKWQQIKG is encoded by the coding sequence ATGTCAACCACCGCGCGCCGCATCGGCGTCGTCTTGGCCGCCTGCGCGGCACTGGTCGCCGGCTGTTCGAGTTCGACCAACTCCAGTGGTGGCAGTTCGACGGCACCACCCAAGATGGAACCACTTGCGGCACTGGGCAATGGCGAGGGTCAGCTGAATCTCGTCGCCTGGCCCGGTTACGCCGAAGACGGCTCCAACGACCCTAAGGTCGACTGGGTGCACCCGTTCGAGGAGAAGACCGGCTGCAAGGTCAACATCAAGATCGGCAACACCTCCGACGAGATGGTGCAGCTGATGCGCACCGGCCAGTACGACGGCGTGTCCGCCTCCGGCGACGCCACCCTGCGGCTGATCTACGCCGGTGATGTCGCACCCGTCAACACCAAGCTGGTGCCGAACTACGACACCATCTCCTCGTTCCTCAAGGACAAGCCGTGGAACGCCGTGAACGGCCAGATGTACGGCATCCCGCACGGCTGGGGCGCCAACCTGCTGATGTACAACACCGACGTGGTCAAGAACGCCCCCGATTCGTGGGCCGCGGTGTTCCCCGGCTCCGAACAGAAGGGCAAGGTCACCGCGTATGACTCCCCCATCTACATCGCCGACGCCGCGCTGTATCTGTCGAAGACGAAACCCGAACTGGGGATCAAGGATCCGTACTCGCTGACCGAAGATCAGCTCAACGCGGCGGTGGACCTGCTCAAGGAGCAGCACGCCAACATCGGCGAGTACTGGTCGGACTACACCAAGGCGGTGCAGGCCTTCGAGTCCGGCACCTCGGTGATCGGCACCAGCTGGCAGGTGATCGCCAACATGCTCACCAGCGACAACAAGGTCAAGATCGCCACCGTGCTGCCCAAGGAGGGGTCCACCGGCTGGTCGGATACCTGGATGGTGTCGTCGAAGGCCAAGAACCCGACCTGCATGTACAAGTGGATGGACTGGATCACCTCCCCGGAGATCAACGCTCAGGTCGCCGAATACTTCGGTGAGGCCCCGGCGCAGACCAAGGCCTGCGAGTTCACCAGCGACAAGAGCTTCTGCGAGACCTACCACGCCACCGACGCCGCCTACGCCGCGAGAATCAGCTACTGGACCACCCCCCAGAAGCAGTGCGTGGACGGCAGCGGCGACAACTGCACGGCCTACAGCGAGTGGGTCGACAAGTGGCAGCAGATCAAGGGTTGA
- a CDS encoding WS/DGAT/MGAT family O-acyltransferase, which produces MTHHLTTLDAGFLQLEDADEHVSLAIGGAAILAGPVPEFEELLHTIGARCLSDPRSSQVLRTHPFDLVAPEWVDDPTFDLSRHVRRTALPAPGDDAALHAEIATIMERRLDRHRPLWECWVIEGLAQNRWALLVKVHHALADGIAASNLLIGLCDDTGVASFASSIGAAQHPARRPSLPTPSLNPVDWIQDSIALSRGVGKVALRAATGAAGLAAGLLQPASRSSFNGPVGDLRRYGSATVSIHDVERIAHTFGVTINDVALAAVADSYRTALLRRGLQPHADSLRTLVPVSVRGADAMDVSDNRVSLMLPLLPVDMADPLKRLRTVHARLTAAKSSGQRQAGSLLMWASNLVPFPVTAWTVRLLSRLPQRSVVTVVTNVPGPRTPLTLMGHKVIRLLPIPPIAAGFRTGIAIFSYADELAFGLLVDFDAAPDIDELAGGIERGIERLVRLAAPRGRPKGKGGLRLLSNG; this is translated from the coding sequence ATGACGCACCACTTGACGACGCTGGACGCGGGATTCCTGCAACTGGAAGACGCCGACGAACACGTCAGCCTGGCCATCGGAGGCGCCGCCATCCTGGCCGGACCCGTCCCGGAGTTCGAGGAGCTGCTCCACACCATCGGGGCGCGATGCCTGTCCGACCCGCGGAGCAGCCAGGTGCTGCGGACCCACCCGTTCGATCTCGTCGCACCGGAGTGGGTTGACGACCCGACCTTCGACCTGAGCCGCCACGTGCGCCGCACCGCGCTACCTGCCCCGGGCGACGACGCGGCGTTGCACGCCGAGATCGCCACCATCATGGAGCGACGGCTGGACCGGCATCGTCCGCTGTGGGAATGCTGGGTGATCGAAGGACTGGCACAGAACCGCTGGGCGCTGCTGGTCAAGGTGCACCACGCGCTGGCCGACGGCATCGCTGCGTCGAACCTGCTCATCGGCCTGTGCGACGACACCGGTGTGGCTAGCTTCGCCAGCTCCATCGGGGCCGCCCAGCATCCGGCCCGCCGGCCCTCACTACCGACACCGAGCCTCAATCCCGTTGACTGGATTCAGGATTCGATCGCACTGAGCCGCGGCGTCGGCAAGGTGGCACTGCGGGCGGCCACGGGCGCCGCCGGGCTGGCCGCCGGACTGCTGCAGCCCGCGTCGCGGTCGTCGTTCAACGGCCCGGTGGGCGACCTGCGCCGCTACGGTTCGGCCACGGTATCGATCCACGATGTCGAGCGGATCGCCCACACCTTCGGGGTCACCATCAATGACGTCGCACTGGCGGCCGTCGCCGACAGCTATCGAACCGCACTGTTGCGACGCGGTCTGCAGCCGCACGCGGACTCGCTGCGCACCCTGGTGCCGGTGTCGGTGCGCGGCGCCGACGCGATGGACGTCTCCGACAACCGGGTGTCGCTGATGCTGCCACTGCTGCCGGTCGACATGGCCGATCCGCTGAAGCGACTCCGCACGGTGCACGCCCGCCTGACTGCGGCCAAGTCCAGCGGCCAGCGTCAGGCCGGCAGTCTGCTGATGTGGGCGAGCAACCTGGTGCCGTTCCCGGTGACGGCGTGGACGGTGCGCCTACTCTCCCGGCTGCCCCAACGCTCCGTCGTGACGGTGGTGACCAATGTGCCCGGGCCGCGCACACCGCTGACGTTGATGGGCCACAAGGTGATTCGGCTGTTGCCGATACCGCCGATCGCGGCCGGGTTCCGCACCGGCATCGCCATCTTCAGCTACGCCGACGAACTGGCGTTCGGGCTGCTCGTCGATTTCGACGCGGCCCCCGACATCGACGAACTCGCCGGCGGCATCGAACGCGGCATCGAACGGCTAGTCCGGTTGGCCGCCCCCCGGGGCCGCCCGAAAGGCAAAGGCGGCCTGCGGCTGCTGTCCAACGGCTGA
- a CDS encoding ABC transporter permease, giving the protein MAADQGLTHEVSRRIRLAFLLVPPLGWLVVAYLGSLAVLLLSAFWSTDTFTGAVVRSYTGDNIMRVLTDAVFRTATLRTIGIALTVTVICIVLAVPLALYMAKVASPRVRLALVVAVTTPLWASYLVKAYAWRMLLSPEGPLHWVAGYTPGYGLIATTLTLAYLWLPYMVIPVFAAFERVPNALIDASSDLGARDTTTLRTVVAPLVFPGIAAGSIFTFSLSMGDYIAVTIVGGKTQMLGNIIYGQLVTANNQPLAAALSLIPLTAIVLYLLAMRRTGALENV; this is encoded by the coding sequence GTGGCAGCAGATCAAGGGTTGACCCACGAGGTGAGCCGGCGGATCCGCCTCGCCTTCCTCCTCGTCCCGCCACTGGGGTGGCTGGTCGTCGCCTACCTGGGTTCGCTTGCGGTCCTGCTTCTTTCGGCCTTCTGGAGCACCGACACCTTCACCGGTGCGGTGGTGCGCAGCTACACCGGTGACAACATCATGCGCGTCCTCACCGACGCGGTGTTCCGCACGGCCACGCTGCGCACGATCGGTATCGCGCTAACGGTCACCGTCATCTGTATCGTGCTCGCCGTCCCACTGGCGCTCTACATGGCCAAGGTGGCCTCGCCGCGGGTCCGGCTGGCGTTGGTGGTCGCGGTGACCACACCGTTGTGGGCGAGCTACCTGGTCAAGGCGTACGCCTGGCGGATGCTGCTGTCCCCGGAAGGCCCACTGCACTGGGTGGCCGGCTATACACCGGGCTACGGGCTGATCGCGACGACGCTGACGTTGGCCTATCTGTGGTTGCCCTACATGGTGATCCCGGTGTTCGCCGCATTCGAGCGGGTACCCAACGCACTGATCGACGCCAGCTCGGATCTGGGCGCCCGGGACACCACGACGCTGCGAACGGTGGTGGCGCCGTTGGTCTTCCCCGGCATCGCCGCCGGATCGATCTTCACGTTCTCGCTGTCGATGGGTGACTACATCGCCGTGACGATCGTCGGCGGCAAGACCCAGATGCTGGGCAACATCATCTACGGACAGCTCGTCACCGCGAACAATCAACCGCTGGCCGCGGCGCTGTCGTTGATCCCGCTCACCGCGATCGTGCTCTACCTGCTGGCCATGCGGCGCACCGGCGCATTGGAGAACGTCTGA